DNA sequence from the Larus michahellis chromosome Z, bLarMic1.1, whole genome shotgun sequence genome:
AAACTTTTATCATTGTAAAATGCACCAGCAGGTAGGTAAATTAGTTCCGTAACTTTTTAACAGTTATTGAACAGGAAAGGGAGGGTAggctgttttgtttcattttgagatCATGCTCAAACCCAAAAGCAGACTCACTACTGCTTACCGAGGCTTAATTACCCCCTTAAAATTTAAAGCATATTCAGAATACTGCATTTCTGTACAGGCAGGAATGACAGAACATTGCATTCCTCTGGACTCCACAAATTCGAGTCTGGGATTTGTACATAAAGAAGGAATGTTTATTAGAtatatgaaaacaaacagaaggagaTGTTTTCTCCTTTGACCGAGATTTCCCCTTGAAATGAACTACATTCACAAAGCCTTGGCTACTTAGTCCAGTGAAGGACACCGTGAACGGCTATTACGCAGGTTACACTGCCTTATAACCAAGGATGCAATTGAGATACTGGAGGCAGAAGTAATTCTGCACAGATACAATGGCATCCTGCGCTTTTCACTTATGCCGGCTTCCAGGCAGCTGGATTTCACTGCTTGTCCCTGAGagaggaaagcagggagggaacTCTGTTCTTCTGCAGGGGCCAAGCAGGTGGCAAGGAAACATCCACAAGGGATTTCCTGTGGGCTTTATTATCAAGGCTGTAAGTTGGGTGGGCTTGCACGACAGCAGTGAATAAAGCAGACAAATCAAAACGGACTACCAAATTGACTGGGATTTGTATTGTCAAGTTACCTTCTGGTCTTTCAGGCAGTGTCAGACCAAGCCAATTCATGTTCATGCTACACTGGCTGCTCACACTCGATGTTCTGCTACCAAATGGGTGTAGAGGAATGGTACCAATGACCAGTGGTAAATTGAGGAATAAATCCATGGCACCTGGAATATCAACATATACctaaagaacaacaacaacaaaaggggCGTATGATTAAAACACAGGTATATGAGCACTTCATAATAATTACAGTAAGGCCTCTGTCCACAGAATTTTCCACGAGGAACTTAAGTTTCTCATTGTCTGTTTTAGGCCAATGCTCCTATGCAGACAAAAAGCTCCCCGAGTCAAAAGCAGCTCAGGATTCTCAATTCTTAATGTGAGCCCTCACATGGAAGCGTAACCTACTCGTAACACATTTACTTAGCTGGCACACCACAACTGTTTTAAGAAGATGCATGATTTGAACTGAATTTATGTACAGAACTCCTGCCAGGACACTGATACCAGGATATGTATTTCTTCTGCCCCTAGTTAGCACAAATGCTTTGTTAGCAGTTTGCAAGGAATGATGGAAACTACTCATGCTCAAGTGAAACAGACCATCCAACATACCATCAGTGAATACTCCACACGGATTATACTACAGTCGAGGATTGAAGGGGAAACAGGTGGTATTTTCAACTGTTTGCCATTCCAGGTTTCTGTTTTGCCAGATGACAAGGAATCCCCACGCAGGTTGGCAACAAGCTGTTTGActtccttcattttccctttgGCATAAAATGCCTGCGTTTGGTAAATGGCTGCCTTTGGCACCACCACACGGGAAGAGCAGTTCTCGATCTCAGCAAAGATCTGAATTGATTcacctgaaacaaaacagaatttcatgttctttttgtatttataaGGCAGCCTAAGCAAATTGACACATTCTGCTTATTGTTCTAATGCACTGGATGCTGCTGGCATTGCTCTGCCTTGAAAAACATCCACTGATGCTAATAGGAATAGGATCATTACGAGGTAATCTAAAGGAGAAATGCACAGGTCTAACAGAAGCAGGTGTCCTTTGACAAGCTGGAGACACTGCTAGCATTAGGTAACAAAATTAGTCGTAGTTAAGAAAATATCAAGAATATTGCTGAGTACAGATCGAGGTGGCAAGAACAGTTTAAATATTTCGTTTATACAAAAGCAGTTAAGTACAAACTGTCATTTTACAAGGGAAGGAAAACCATTTCCTATAATTACTTCTATTACGTACCTGGGGTGTAGCCCTTCCTTTCAATTTTGGCACTTAAGGATATTGGGCCTGAGGTACAAAACCAACAACAGAGAGTCTTTTCTTTTGTGCCTGCTTGGGGTGACTGCAAGAAAAGAAGAACATTGTCTGTTTAATTAAGAGTTCCACAAATATCTTTACGTATTTTAAtcaacatgaaaaattatttgcgtAATGTACTACTTCTTACGTGCCTTGATAAACACAGCAAGTTTTATTTAGAGGAGAAAACTCAAGCAATTTAAATAGCACTGTGCAGATACAAGGTTTGTTCTAATTCCATTACTCATTAGCAATACTTTTTCTGTTAGACTTCGTACCACAGTCACACTTAGAACggttttaatatataaatactgTGTAACTTAAGAAAAGGCTTTACAGCCTACATATCCCAACATGTTGTTGGCAGGGCTTTTCATTTACCAGTAAACTAGAACATCTTTCCAATACACCGTATTTCAGAAACAATAACTAAGCTGAGGTACTGTAACATTGACTCCTGCTACTTCCTCTGTTTCAGAATGATCCTGCTACATCTATATTAAACAGACTGTTATTTTACATGGTATCAGCGTTTAGGacttgatccaaagcccattaaaGTCAAATGGCAGTCCtttgattttaatggaatttgCGCAAGGCCAATGTCCCTTTGCGAGTGTGATTTTTCACCCATACACACAAGAAACCTATTTCAATGgactttgaggttttttttttccacctccatAGATTGCAAtttgagaaggaggaggaaaaaaagagaaaatgaattttaggCCAGATTGAAATCAAATCCTCATTGAAATCAGTTAtcatactgaaattattttaatgaaatgacaTCTTGCAAAAAGATTATACAGAATTGTGATAATTTCTCCCCATTGGTAGAAAACTATCCATATGGAAATTATCAGTTATGCACACCAGtacatttttcactttgcatttttaagttaGCAGTCTCTCAATATAACGTTCTTTTAAACTTCACTGTTCCTTCCACAGATTAGTCTTTATTAAAAATCAGAGGAACAGTtataaaaatttttcttcttagtGACATTTTACAATTTAGTATTATCAATTTAAATTGACAAAGACATTTTATGTATCTTAAAAGTGAAGCAACTCCAAGTACAGGAAAAGACAGCTCTCAAAATACCAGTAGTTACAGAGTTGCTGAACTGATGTAATACTTAAAAGATCAGCTGTAACTAAACTAGCGAATAAATATTAGGTAAAATTAGATGTGGATATTGTTTCAGTTAttatacttcattatttttatgcCAGAAATAAAGAATGAGTAATTCTGTCAATTCTTACCAGTAATGAAGGAGTGTTGATATCTATATGTTCAAAGACTGTAAATTCCTTCTTTAATTTTACTGGTAGAAACCAAGGCCTATGCAATTCGGCTTTCACCCAATAGCGCACACTGCCATGTCTGCCTTCGAATGAGGTAGCAAGTGGTCTGTGCAGGACACAAAGGTCAAAATTGAGTAACATCTTTCTGTCTAATAATGATACAATTGATCAGATCAGGGATTAGTATATAGAGTTGCATCTTTAATGCATTTTAGTATTTAATGCAGCGTAACTTATTTGCAAAGTTTCCATATCTCAGAAAAATTCAAGATTAAAGATGGGAGAAAAAATCATCTCCAATTCATCCTGTTATAGTTTTGCATGGATTTTAAGAATCAATTAAAGAATTGTACTAGAAAATGCCAGCAGAGTACACATTTCCTTAAAACTTAAGAGGCCACTTTTGCATTTAGAGTAAAGCACACccttttaaagacaaattaaGACTACCAATTTAAAATTAGCATTAGTATCAACCAATTACTGGTTCGGATGCTGTATTTTGTGAATCACTGTCTATTGTTTACTTGGCTGGTACCTCAGTGTCAGGTTTAACTTTAACTCAAcactttttgttttgctttaagcaGAGTAAATATTTCACTTTAGAGTTCTGAAGAGAAAGGCTGTTTCGAGCACCTTCTAATTTTCCTCTACCCTGATGAGACCAGCTTAGAACATTTATATTGTATGTGGATGTACATGCATAAGCATATATGTACATAAAATCATCAAGCCTATTTTGCTCTGAACTTCGACAGATGAAGGAAGTGCCTTTTGGGAGCTGGAGGAACAACGATGTGGAAAGGATCTCCCAACCTTTCAccatcaccttttttttcctgtaacatcaTAAAACGAAAGACAAGTAGATCTTTATATTCCAGTTATCTCCAATTAACAGCAGGTTTCCATAACTTATTTTtatacaaggattttttttttctattatatgaTATTTTGaatggctgaatggcagagctcagagggctgtgACCAGTTGCACAGGCTTAGTTGGAGGTCTAGAACTAGCAGCATCCCTCatgggtcagtactgggtccagtcttctTCTTCCATgatcaagtttgctgatgacacagcTGGCAGGAGTgggtgacacaccagaaggctgtgctgccattcagcaagacctggacaggttagagtgctgggtggagaggaacctaatgaagttcgacaagggcaagcgtagggtcctgcacctaagggggaataaccccacacaccagtacaggttagTGGCTGTCCTGCTGAGAAgatgctctgcagagaaggacctgggagtcctggtggacaacaagttgcccatgaggcagcagtgggtccttgtggccaagaaggccaatggtctcctggggtgcatcaagaagagtgtggccagcaagttgagggaggtcatcctccccctctactctgccctgctgatGCCACATCTgtagcactgtgtccagttctgggctccccagttcaaggacagggaactgctagagagggtacagcagagggctacaaagattaTCAAGGGATGGgcacacctctctgatgaggaaaggcagagagccctggggctgttcagcctggagaaaagaagactgagacCGGATCTCATCAATACTTATCAGTATctacagggtgggtgtcaagaggatggggccacgctcttttcagtggtgcctggtgactgGACAAgtggcaacaggcacaaactggaacacaggaaattccatctcaacatgagggaaaacttctttgagggtgccagagcaccagcacaggctgcacagagaggttgtggagtctccttctctggagacattctaactctgcctggatgcattcctgtctaGCCTTCTCCAGGTTAACCTGCTTtaggaggggttggactagatgatctctgaaggtcccttccaacccctacgattctgtgaaTACACTGCAATATATAAAAGTTAAACATAAATTATTTGCAGAACTTCCGTGTCTTCCACAGGGGATAATACCAGCCCTGCAGTATTTTACTGGGATGATTCTTTCAGTTACAGGTTTGACTTCTCTATTTGTGCATCTgcaatgtttacttttttttcccctccaacacTCCAAATGAAATGATTTTCTCatcagttttcagtgtttcatcCTGCCCCATATTCTTCAAGGCAAAAACCAGTAAGACCAATGTGTATCTTCTTTCTTTACACTGTTGCTCTGTAAGTTTAAGTAAATTTTGGAAGTATCCTATGGACACAAAATACCAAGTAAATAGGCAGTGTGAAACTTCAGGCTTTtaatgtcagcttttttttttttcagtattaccaATTGCTAATTTCACAGTTATTCCTTCAGGTCACTTAAAAATAACCTGTGTTTTGACCAATGCTTGTGATATTTTGCTGGCCATCTGCTTCACCTGAAGCTAAGCATTTCATGttcatgtgtaatttttttctttaacaatctCCATGTATACCAGTCTTCTCCACTGTTGCAGTTAAGTCTTGTGCTCTCCACTCTGAAACTGACCCATCAAAGTTTATCACATGCAGGTTCTGCTAAAACCAGTACCTCTAATAAACAGATGGTTTACTAGCTTCAGTATTAGGTACTGAGCTATTTCACAAAAGACACTGCCAACTTTTTTTCAAGTGTAATGACTTCgctgcttgtttggttttttttaaaaagagaaaaaggttcctttttccaTCCATGTCCAGACCTCCCCTGTTCCTGCATCTTTGATTTTATTGCAACTTATACTTTTAGCTAACTTCTATATTGGTAACTCCTCTATGTATAAATCTTCCATTGACAACGTCGACAGTATACATTTCAGACTTGGGGGCAGGGCAACAATCTTCACCTTAATATTTCTGCTGTGACTCTTGCTTCACCTTTACTTTCTGAGACAGATGGAATTAGGTACGGGAATTTTTCTTGCTTCATCCACCCAAACTTCTATGTATTTCTATCCAGGCTTTCTACGTCCAGGCCAGCCTGGGTACGTACATTCAATTTAAAGAAGAACAACCTCCTCTTTTATTCAAGTGTAGTTAAACTTGCCACATCTGTTCCAGACCTCGCCCAAACAATTCAGCTGTGATCTCATCTCTAGTTCTGCTGGTCTGCATAGCTCCAGTGAACTGTTTGTTGGGCTAGAAGGTATCTCAGCCACCCTGCAGGACTCCAGTGATAGCTCAaattcccttccctcctcttggGAAGGCATAAAGTTTTGGAAGACCTAAAGAGTCAGGAGGACTTGGTCAAAAGAAAGTGAGCAACTAACGGGGCAACAATGAGCTCCCGTTTTgtggaaattaagaaaaagacGAAATAAAGGAAGTGCGTATCAGTTTAAAAGCAACCTCTTCAGTTTAATGGGATTATGTCCTCCGCTGCATGTCAGAGCACAATTCCTACTACCATTGAAAAGGTTTCCCCCTCCACCCACAGCAGGAGTTTTCCTCAggcgggcgggcagcagggcccGAGGAGGAGGATTGCGTGCCAGTACTTACGTCTGTGGAAGCTCGAAGCTGAATGCATATTCGTGCCTTCCCGAATGGATGGTGTGAAGGCCTTCTTCTGAATTGTCATCATctaggagaggggggaaaaaaaaccaaaacacaatgtTTTATACCACTTGCACACATTTTATACGTTACACAGGcttctcttccaaaataaaatggaTTTACAGATGCGTTTACAGCACTTAAGAACGCTGTGTCCCAGAAACAATGGTCTCTGGTCCATTCGTATTAGCAGCTGGAAGCAGGGCCAAATCTTACCTACGGAAGGGTAGGCAAGACTGCCCAATTCATTTTACAGAGCAGCACAGgttaatttactttaatttatAGTCCCGCCTCTGAACACTGACACAGTTCAACTGCTGCCATTTCAAGGCCTGCCTGAAAGATCTGTAATGGAAATCATGCTTTCCACTGCGATTCCTAGTTAAAATTGAAGAGATGGTTCTTTAACAGCATTAAGCGTTCTGCACAAAGTCTGCTGCGTAAGATTAAATTTAGTAATTCAGCTTCCTTTTATCTCCTGCCTGGCAACAGCGTCCAGAAATTAGTCaccaaaaaaagaagggggagggaaaggaaaaaaaaaaaaggggtgtaCACACACCACCTGGAAAGTACCAGACAAATTCAGGGGCACAAAAAACGGCGAGCTGCCCAAATAACACTGTCTAGAgctaaactttttattttttggcaggTTAAGTTGATCTGGCTTGGACAGCAGAGACCCAGATACTTGCTGGTTCCCCCAAGAAAACTGACCTTTGCTTATGGTCATGGTTTCTTGTGCGCCTTTACAGGCTGCAATGAATTTGCGTTTTACTCCAACGCAATTgccataaaaccagaaaaacgcTGACTCCATCAAAATAGAAAAGttgagagagggaagaaaaaaaacccgtgCATCTCACACATAAAAAGGGCTGGAATAATAAAAGGGGAGATACAGTGAGACAATACAAAAAGGCTTATGTTTAATGGTGTGAAGCATTAATGGAGGCACGCAGGAGGATTTTAAGTTCCCACTGTCCCCCAGGGAGGCcgaaaatctttaaaaaataaaagaaaccaaaacaaacaaacaaaaaaaaaaagaagagcccCCACCAGCACGTTATCGGCAAACGCACCTTCAGCCCTCAGCGCCGCGGAAGAAATGTCAGGAAAACGCGCCGAAAGGGCGAGAGAACGCGTTATCCGCGTGAGGGCTGgggtttctttttcaaaaaaaaaaaaaaaattaaaaaaaaaaaggcagggggagcgTGGCTTTTCGGTGGCAGCTGCCTGTCCCCGCGGTCCGGTCTCCTCCTCACAGAGGAGCTgccgttccccccccgccccgttcctGCCAGCTCAGCAGTCCCGGCCGCGCTGTGGTAAACAAGTGCTGAGCTGTCAATCAGGGGccgggctgcagcaggagccgaCCGGCCTAAACCGGCGCGAGCGGATCCCCCAGCCAGCCGCCTCATATACATTACGGTATACGTTACACCCGCCCGCACTCGCTCCGCAGCGCCGCCCCTCCCCTCAGGGGAACGGCACCGGGGGAGCGCGgcggagagaggagaaaaaaaataacaaaggggGCGATGGGGACGTGACCGGCGGCAGGgcgtcccgccgcccgcccgagCGGGGTCTTCCCTCAGGGGGAAGCGcggcctccccgccccgctgccggccggcgCACgccggctgcgggcagggcaACCTGCTTCCCTtcaccccccgcctccccccgtccccatcaCCCAATCAGCGGCTGGCATCGCCTTAGCAACAGGCCAACAAACGCCGGACAGCCAATCAGCgagcgggaggggggcggggcctgcgccgCCAGCTCGGGGCTGAGGCGCCCGCGGCGGTGGTTGAAACGCGGCCGCGAGGGCCGGAGCGGCGGCAGGCAGCGCCCCGGTTCTCCACCCTACACGTACAGACCACCGGATACCCGACAcctacccccccgcccccccatgccTGCCAAGGTTCTGTCAACCCGCCACCCGGAGGTGCGTGGAGTTTCGCCGTTCCGAAGGCAGTAAGGAGGGTCGGAGGCACCTCGTTAGCGAGCTGTCCGTAaggtattaattaaaaaaaaccccaccaatcaAAGCGGCCACCCCCCCACCTGATTGCCACAACGTTGATTCCAAAATCGCTTGGTAATGGGCTCGCTGCCGCCTGTGTTTTATCCCCTCCCCCCGCGAAGGATGGGGAAATATCCCATTCCTGCAGTAAATAtgctgcatatttaaaaaaaaaaaagaaaagagaaagaaagggcaaGCAGCACCAAAATTACATAACCggtttttaacatttattttctggtgCTGGGGAATTAAGTCATCGCCACCACCTGACGCGCGCGCGGCCAATCTGCGCGAGGCGGGCGGCGCACCCCCCCCTccttccaccaccccccccggaCCGGTCCCAAACAGGATTGAACCGCTTCGAACAAAGGCTGcaaacttgggggaaaaaaaaaaaaacacattaaaaaaatccccccacACCACAACACTCCCGGCTCCTCACCCggccggggatgggggggtgcgTGTTCTGTCAGTCCGGGGGGGATGGTGGTCCCGGCCTCCCAAATTTTGGGGAGAGATAGCGTATGTCCAAATATTCCCCGCGGGCTCTTTTTATCTGGCAATAAAGAGCcattcttacaaaaaaaaaaaatcaataatcatgctttctgttttttttttcttttttacgcTTTCGCTGTATTTCGGGGTTTCATGGGATGCTGGCAGCGAGGTCGGTCACTGCcgggctggtttggggttttttgtgcagTTTTCCCCCACGGGAGGGACAAAAACTGCTAATGTTactaggggaggaaaaaaaaaagaaagaaagtaataatgcatttttaaaaatgaggtgtTAAGGAATGGCCGTGCTGAAGGGCAGAGCCCCTGCAGGGACGGTGCAGCTGCATCTCTAGCACCGAGGTCCATCAGATATTGAAGgtccccgtcctgctgccccacCGACGGCGAACTGCAGACGTTCACATGAAGAAAACGTGCAAAAATGCCCCCTTTTCCCCAGAACAAGAAAGGTAAGCCCTTACCTCTCTCGTGACCGATCAGGATGTCCTTATGGTTGAAATACTCCACTTCTTCGGTGTAGTTCTGTGTGTAGGCAGTGTTGGATCCAGCATTCCTCGATTCGGTCCAGCGCACTTTCGCGTGTCCCCTGGCGTGGATTTTCAGAGATTTCACCCTAATTTCCCCCGTGACTTCTAAATTGACCCTTCCTGAGACGGTGTCCCCGCTGGAGTAGACGGGGACATTGCTGTCATTCAGACAGTCAAAGCTTATTGTCAAACTcttcaccttccccagcaccatggtggtttttttttcttggttttttttttttttagcaaagtgTAGAAAAATAGActgtaagaaaggagaaaaaaaaaaaggggggtgtaaataaacccccaaacaaaaatcccccaaaaacCCCTCAGGCCGAGGGCGGTGGTGGCGGTCCTGCCCTACAGCCGGCTCAtgggggcggcgggagccccgtcccggcgcggggggagcggcggtGCCGCCTGGGCTCTGTCCCCACAAAGGCGCTgccgccaccggccccggcccTTATAAGCCCGGTGACAAACAAGCCCCGGCGCGCAGGCGCCgccacgcccccctcccccgctggccacgccccctcccggcCACGCCCCGGCCGTGTCCCACCCCCACCGGCACCTTTTCTggggagaaaatacagaaaacggGGTGTGACCTTCCAGCGCCGAGCTAAGCAGCGGGTCCCTTCTCAAAcgcgttttggggttttttttcccccatgccccttctccccttttttttcttcttgcccaCCCCCGTGGTGCCAGTTCTTGGGTTAAACGTTGTCGGTTCGCTCATTTAAGGCTGCACTGCTAATCCTTGCTGTCATCCCCCGCGACGCAAGTTTTCCGAGGAGGTGTGTGTCATGGTGGTCGGTGACCTTCCATAAGCGAGTGCGGCCCACCACCAAAAGTTCAGACTTAATTTTTAAAGCGTACCCCTATAtttactgttgtgttttttttttcctcaagtaatAAAAAGTCATTCATTTTTCCCCTGGCCCGACACCTGGTGGAGgttctcatgctttttttttctatgactgAAGATGTTCGGCTGTGTTCTGCTAGTGGGTTAGGACTTTTTATGTTTTTGCACCATCTTGTGGTAGCCCTTCATACTTGCTTAGaccatagaataatagaatcatttaggttggaaaagacctttaagatagtcgagtccaactgtaaaaaGAGAACTTGCAAGAGAAGCAGAGGTGTTTTAATTCCTCTCTGctaatgcttttccttttgctctcaCATTTTCAGATGCAGTTGGTCTCATGCATGTGCTTATTTGCacgtttttcctcttttcaacaATCTGAAAGATAATCCCATCCTCCACGAGTGATAGCAACCACAGCTGCACGGTCTGCAGTTGCTGCAGGACGTGTGAAAGCCAGAAGCCAGGTGGGATGCAGCTTCCATTCATGGAGGTCAGGCAACAGCTCCTGTCCTTCCAGTTTTTGGGGTCATTCCTGCCATCCACC
Encoded proteins:
- the ARRDC3 gene encoding arrestin domain-containing protein 3 translates to MVLGKVKSLTISFDCLNDSNVPVYSSGDTVSGRVNLEVTGEIRVKSLKIHARGHAKVRWTESRNAGSNTAYTQNYTEEVEYFNHKDILIGHERDDDNSEEGLHTIHSGRHEYAFSFELPQTPLATSFEGRHGSVRYWVKAELHRPWFLPVKLKKEFTVFEHIDINTPSLLSPQAGTKEKTLCCWFCTSGPISLSAKIERKGYTPGESIQIFAEIENCSSRVVVPKAAIYQTQAFYAKGKMKEVKQLVANLRGDSLSSGKTETWNGKQLKIPPVSPSILDCSIIRVEYSLMVYVDIPGAMDLFLNLPLVIGTIPLHPFGSRTSSVSSQCSMNMNWLGLTLPERPEAPPSYAEVVTEEQRQSSLAPIGACDDFERALPGPLFAYIQEFRFLPPPLYSEIDPNPDQPTDDRPSCPSR